ACTCGGCACCAATCAGATGTTTAGTTTGAGCCAGATTTGACCCGTAACCCATTTGAGTCAGAGAATAAAATATCCCTGACCCATGGACTATAGGATCAGATataattcaaaaaacaaaaatattgagTCGCATGATTTCAGTctgatccaaaaaaaataaaaaataaatataaaacatgATGTAAGACTGGTAGCTTTTGGTTACGGAACAGTAACGGAAAGATTCATCTAAAGGGATGGATCTAATAAAAGATATTGCCTCTTGGCTGATAGGATCAACAACTAAAAGTAATAATACCTAGAAGACCAGATCTCCTCCAATCCTAAACTGCAATCCAAATTATCCTAGAATCAAATATTTCAGGCCCTCCAACTGCAAATGAAGGAATCAAAACATTTTCTTGCCAAGTCTCCAATTGGTGGTATCCACATAATAGTGAATGATCTAATTTCGGGCTTTGTCAGTACTGATTATAGTTGTGTCTCAAGGAGTCAAATTCTTGGATTTGAGATGCCACTTGTCCCTTTCTTTGTTCCATTTCTCTGTATTTTTGACCAAGTTGGAGAGGCATGTATAGGTTGTAGTTAATCGAGTTTCACCTACTTTATGAAATCAAAATTTATGTTATTATGTACGCACTTGTTTCCCAGTATGACCTGCAAATAAATTAATAACTGTGCCAGGAAGCAGTTGCAGATTCAGTGTATGTAATGCAGCTGATCAAATGTGTTGGATGATGAAGTTTCAGGCACAAGTATTATGTATCAGGATCCATTACACTGCTCACAAAATGTACCATTTggaaagaaaaatagcaaagatacCAAATTGTAAAAACCTAAAGGATTGCCTAATCTTTAGTGCCTATGCTGTTAAGATTCGTATTTAATTTTATTGAAAGACATCCTATCTTGAATTAGACTACATATAGTACGTAATACCAAATATATTATATGTTGACCACATTGTTCACTTCAGCCTCCATTTGGTTCTTCCCCTCATAACCTCAATGCCATTCTCAAGTTGAAGCATGTGTTGACATTCAGCGTTACCATCAGTTTCAACAATAACTGTTGTCAAAGACTTAAGCTCGTCACCTTCTCCACATTCCCTCCTAAACTCCATAGCGAGATCGAAAAGCTCGTGATTTTTCAAGATTAGCATAGGAGCATTCTGCAAAAAGCAACAATCTGCATTATAAGCAAGGTAGTACAACAGACTCTATTAAGATACCAATGAGAAAAGAAGAACAAGATATGCAAATATCTGCCTGTAAGTTGTTTTGCTACCTCAAGAATCCATCCAATGTATTTGGCGAAATTGACGTGGTTGTTTAAATCTAAGTCACTCCACCGTGCCTGCATATTTTAACTGCTATTAATATTAGTCGATCTCAGTAAAAAGGTGCCAGTGTGATTGAAGTCAGGAGATGTGATAAAAGAGAAATCTTAATTAACTAAAATTGAGCTATCTTACAGTTAATCCAGTCTGGACAAAATCAGCTGTGCTGTCGCGAAGCTTTGAGAGTTTAATGTCCTCGGAGATGCAATAATCCATAGTAATAGGCGCCATTTCACCTCTAACTTCCTCTGGAAATTTAGACACTTTTCTTGTTTCTTTATTCATCATAATCCACACACTGCATCATAATCCATAGTAATTGGTGCCTTTTAAGATTGATTTTAAAGCAGGCCAAGAACAATGGGGTGAACAGTAGTTATAAAaccagaatcatgtcataatcACCTGTTAGCTTGAGCTAGAGTTTCACCAGTATTTGCATCACGAAGAAGCCAGTGGTTTGCGATACCATTCTTTACAGATGCACCACCAAACCAACTTTCTATTTGAACTACATCACCCCTGCAATCAAATACAATTAACTTTCTATCCGAAAATGCATCTTAATGAAACTGATAATACGGAGGAAAATGACACGAACTGGCTTACCAAGAAGGATATCGATCCACGAGAACATGCATTTTAGCAACAACCCATATTAGATTTCTTCTGGTCATCTCTGGAGTCGAACCAAATCCATCATCCAGCAGCCCAGCATCCTTAATATGGTCAACAGTTGTATCCTGCATCCAAATGAATGATATTTAACATCTTAACTTGCATAACTAGTAATATATATATTCATATTAAGAAAACATCAAGACAAGAGATATATTTATGCATTTAAGTGTGCAGTATCTATTCTTGCCTGTAAATGATTTAACAATGCTCCCATAGTTGCCATCCGATTAGCGCCAATCTCATACGATTTAACTGTGAAGTTTTGCCGATAAACATAGCCATTCATATTCTTTTCAGGTGCTTGAACCTTCACTTTAACCCTCAACCCTCTAGAACACGGTTTTGTATTCGGTTTCATGCCAAGGAAAATCACATTGTCCGATCCTCCACTAATCTTTGTCAAGAATGTTGTTGTCGATAATAGACAACTCGCATGAGAGGATGCTGATGAGGCCGCAATGGTACTAGCGGCAAGCATGGTTCGAGCCACAACTGTCAACAATGATAATCATACATTTATAAGAACAGATGAAGGAAAATGAAATGCAGAAAATTAAAGAGAGTTAAGGAAAATGGAATCGTACGTACGTTGATCAAACAGCTCGTATGAGTTCAGTTCTAGAGATCATCATTCATGCATACTTGCTTAGATTAGGCTTCTTATAATGACACTGAAAAGTTCATTTGTCGGTGTATTTACGTCTATCCAGCGGTTTTGGTCTATTGATGGCACAAACCTACTTTTCTTATTTCCTCCTCCCTGCATCCAAATTTTTTCGCTTCCACATAATCACTTCAAAATGCTTCCGGATTATATATACTGAGATCAGTGATTCGGTCTAAATTTAATTAGTTAAGGATCAATCCATAAACCAAGTTTaattgtcttgtcttgtttttaattTATACTAGGTATTCGGGTACAATATGGGTAGACAACTTTTTTGGTGATGCAAATATGTCAAGGACAGATACTTGTACGAGACGCAAGAAACAGGAAAAATTCTGACAGAAGCAGACAAGACGAATGAATAAGGGGCACGCGGAGCAATATAATCAGCTAAGGACTAGCCCCTCAAGGTGCGATGAGACTGCCAAGCAGAACTCTCACCTAGTCCTTTAAAGAACTTGAATTCCCCCTGGGTGAGTGAATATGCAAGCCACTTGATCCAGAGTGTGAGATGTGGGCTACGCGTcaaattttgttttgaactagCTAGACTGCATAAGCACAAAATGATAAAAGCGCTTCATCTTACTATGAAAGTACTAGatcactattattattattattattattattattattattatttttttttaatttttttttatataagggagccactaaggcatttattaatcaaaatcaatattacaagagatggtgggtaGCCTAACAATaagttgggcaccaacacctttctaaATAACAAttcctagcctatgaaaaagagaattgcctatcttaaagttggcatcatgtcctaccatgcaattccttaatctcttcaggaaagttaataaatccgtactaagctcgccaaaagtggagaaagccaaaacaccgaATCCATATCCGAGAGAAGTGCAAACATCTAAGTATTTAGTGTTCTTGCGAGTAATTGCTGCAGAAATGGCGTGACCTGGTACGAAGTGGCGTGACTTAGCACTGGTAAACGGAGAGACCCCAGTGACATCGAAACAAACATCCTTGCCATCTAtccaattataaaccatgatgtccGCTGGCCGAAAATCCTTATTATTGATGACGCCCAAAGAAACCTCTTTTCTAGCCACAACCCCAGCTCTGTAACACATGTCTGCCAGAATATCTTTTACTAAATCATGTCTGAATTTTTAGGCCCGACCTCGCTAGCACAATGGATAGCGTGGTCtccaaagatatccatgagttTGCCACAACAGGTACATTTATTACCTTCCTCAAAAAGGGGTATAGCTAAACGATATTGTAAGACCGAGCTAAACTGCCTGGAACCAACTGCCTGGTTGAGCccaggaataggtattgccttaaggAAATCCATAGCATGATCAGATCTATTACATTGCCAAACAGTGGCTTCACGTGTAGAAAAAGAAAAGCGAGTAAGTACCTTTTCCCTGATAGCTCCAAAGTAGATAGCAGCCAATGACTTCATGTAATGAGGGGCGGCATcattaatgttgaaatcagagaggGGGATCTCACAAGCTTGTGTGAAACTCTGTAAAGTAGTATGGAAACCAAGGCATAAGTCGGTTGTAGCAGGCAGCCTCAAAATAGAATTCTGTAAATGCTGGGTCTTTGCCTGAGATGCAAGGTAACAGTACTGCATAGTATCTGTCATAGTAAGAATACTCAgaccaccatctttgatggggAGAGTGGCTAGTCGCTGTTGGACTAAGCCAAAACCAGCCCCATCTCCGACTATAAGACGACGAAGATATCGCATAAGATAATCATCAAAGCGCGTGGCAACATTCTGAATCGCCTTGGGGCAGGTAGTGCGTAAGGCAAAATATAACCTCGAAACTCCAGTACAGTTGCGCAAAAGCAAAAGTTCACACTGAGGATCATGCAGCTCTTGAATCTTGTCAATGAGCTGATAGGTTTTGTCAATCCTGTTCAACACCACATTACTACAGAAGTTCATATCTAGGCTGACTGGACCACCAAGCAATTTAACACCATCTTTTGGCTTACCAATATTCGCAGGAAAGGCAGTATCGGAATCCCTTCTCGGGTCATAAGAGGGCCAAAATAGTACAGTCTTCGAAATATTCAAATGTAACCCGTAGGCAGGACCGTCCTCTTGGAGAATCTTCAATGCCTTAGACACTTCCAAAGTGTCACCTGCGATGGTGCCATCGTCTAAATACCAGGCATGGAAATCCAAAATACAAGTGGATGCAATCTTCTCGATAAGAGGGTGCaaagctaaagcaaaaagaaGGGGACCAAGAGGGTCACCCTGCTGAACCCCTTGTGCCGAGGACAGTAAGTATTCCTGATAATATAGCCTGGCGGGTTGCATATAACAGAATTCAACCCAACGAGAGATGCTAGGGCAGTGTGTTCTTACCTCACAGATAATAGTAGATCGATCAACCATGTTGAAAGCGTTTGAAAAATCTATCAATAACATAGATTTGGTGTTATCAGATCCATGCATTTCAAGCAATCTATTCGCCGCATGTAGAATACTTTCTCCGCCGCAAGGGATGCCAACTCCATATTGGTGATTGCCAAGATAGttgttcaagtttttgcaaaCAGAAGTAGCTGCTAACTTAGAACACAGCCTGCGCCATATGGTGCCTACAACAATTGGTCTCAAACCACCACCAGGTTTAAGTAGTGGGGTTAAGGGGGCACTGGCTACAAATATACCAAGGGAAGGAGGGCATTTACCTGCAAGCCACAGGTTCACAACGCCAGTAATCGACAGCAGCAAATCATCAGAGATCACAGCACCAGCTCCACTCATGGCGTCCAACAAATGCTGAGCACGTAGACCGTCTCTTCCACAAGATGTCCCCTTGGGGAAGCTCTTAAGGGCTGCAAGCACAGCCTTGGAATCAACAGTCAGGGAAGGTGTTGAGACATCTTCAGTGGGTATAGTAGGGGGTGGAGCATATGGgtgtttctgctggagttcgaacAAAGTGTCTGCAGTAGGTTGAGCAACGCCACTAGAAGAAAGAATGCAAATTTCTGCTGTGTAGTGGCCATAACTCATCTTTTTACGACAGGCTTCTATATGTCTCGTCTTCTTTTTGATAGGATCACACTGTGTAGAAGCTCTTTTGGTCAGGCCAACCAATTGTTGTACCAAACTGATGCAGCCGGCAGGTTCCCTCCAAACCAACAAAGCTTTGTTAACAGCAGCAGTCTGCAACTTCTTTCTCGTACCGGAGCGTTCCTCACTGGAGCTCTGAGGTTCATACAGGTTTAGTGTACAGATTGGAAGCAATAACAGTCGTATCCAGGCCGCAATGTTCATGGGATTAACAAGAACAGAATCTAATGCAGACTTGAGAGCACGCGAAAAATGTAACATGCAGTGTGGAGGAATACTAACAGTTGTATGTATTTGTCGTTGCAGCATCAGGTTTAGTATCTCCACATTAAGTCCAGCAAACTCTTCATCACCTGCAAGCTCTTCACTCACTGAAGCACCTGCACCAGCATTATCCACTGCACCATGCGAAGCAGTTTGAGGTTTCGCAATACCATGAATCAGGAAATCTGCACCAATTCCATTGAACGGCCCTGGAACGACATCTGCAGCATGCAACCTGTTTTTTCATGCCATTTTCCATGTATGAGTAGTCATGCATTTGGTGCATAACCAAGATTCCAACATCAACAGGTTGCTTTCCCATGCAGTGAAGCAGCTCTCGTTAGTCCGAATCCTTTCAATGCAAACCAATCTGGCATCATCTGTTGGAAAGTGGTGGTCTTTCAGATGTCTTGATAATCCACTCTTGGAGTAACCCAAACCACCAGGACCTCCTTGATAACCATCAAAGTTGCGAAAGGACAAGGAAGCTTATCACTCTGTGAAGAAACCTGCCATGCATTCCTACGGACTGAAGAAGATGAGGCCGTGGAGGATTGGGAATCAGGGCTGTCATTCTTACGGACTGAAGAGGCTGAGAACGTGTTTTGGGCATAGAAAATCCTATGGGAAAGCTGTGTATgaacagaaaaaccctagaagaaacCTGCCATGCATCCCTATATGCAAACAAACAATAAACTCAGAGGAAACAGGGAGATTGTACGTTGAAATCACGGACAAAGGCAGGGGAGATTTCTGGTTTTCAATCGCCTGAAAATCCCCCACACAATCGCCGGAGATTCTCTTTCCTAGGGTTTATTGGAGAAGGCCATCCTGAAAATCCCTCCAAaccagttattattattattattattattattattaatttttggaGACGAAGGCCATCAGCAAGGCTATTGATTTCCCTCAACAACTGGCAAGAGCCAGATTGGAGACATAGACCAGTACATAATAGACTTATATTTTTTTGCCCATTGGACAAGCTCATGAGCCACATAATTACACAACCtaggttgaaaaaaaaagatacaagCTTCTAGCTTTGAAGAAAATAACTGAATGTCCTTAAAAAATAGCATATGTCTTAATATCAGCATCAAACTTCCCAGAGGAGAAAATATTGATGAGGTCTTGAGCATCACTTTCTACAATGATGTGAGTAAGTTTCTGCTCCATTGCTTTCTTTAACACATCCCAATTAGCTCTAGCTTCAGCTCCAACAGCAGATTGGACTTCAAAAATCACAGCAGCACAAAAATAAGCTTTCCTTGTAAAGTCTCTCATCACATAGGATGCTCCATTGTCCAAAGAAATTTCATCAAAATAACCATCAATATTGCATTTTATCCAACCAAAAGGAGGAGGCATCCATTCATCCAACAAACCAATAGGAACAGAGATGCTAATGTTGAGCTttggttttctagtcagaagcatggCTTTGGCTCTATTCAGGACAGCTAAGTGGGATTCCTTggttttttgaaagaataagttGTTTCTGCTACTCCATAGGGAGCAAAGGATAGCAAAAAACAAACATTGAGATTCATCAGGCAACTTAGAACTAGGATCAATTAACCAGAACATCAACCAATCAATAAAAGTTTTGTTACTAAAAGCATAAGTGTTGACACACACAGAGGAGAGAAACCAAACATGACTAGCAAAGGGACATAATACCAAAGCATGCATAGCAGATTCATTAGGATGACAACATCTAGTACAATCAACAACATTCATAGGCATTCTAGTATTAAGAACAGTCCTAGTTGGTATAACATTCTTAGCAGCTTTCCAAACAAAAATCTGAATTCTATAAGGAACTCAAAGTTTCCAAATGTCCTTCCAAATATTTTTACAAGGGGAGGACCTAAATCCTCTGAT
This genomic stretch from Papaver somniferum cultivar HN1 chromosome 5, ASM357369v1, whole genome shotgun sequence harbors:
- the LOC113277794 gene encoding palmitoyl-acyl carrier protein thioesterase, chloroplastic-like, whose translation is MLAASTIAASSASSHASCLLSTTTFLTKISGGSDNVIFLGMKPNTKPCSRGLRVKVKVQAPEKNMNGYVYRQNFTVKSYEIGANRMATMGALLNHLQDTTVDHIKDAGLLDDGFGSTPEMTRRNLIWVVAKMHVLVDRYPSWGDVVQIESWFGGASVKNGIANHWLLRDANTGETLAQANSVWIMMNKETRKVSKFPEEVRGEMAPITMDYCISEDIKLSKLRDSTADFVQTGLTARWSDLDLNNHVNFAKYIGWILENAPMLILKNHELFDLAMEFRRECGEGDELKSLTTVIVETDGNAECQHMLQLENGIEVMRGRTKWRLK